The Chryseobacterium indicum genome includes a window with the following:
- a CDS encoding diacylglycerol/lipid kinase family protein has product MEKVAFIINPFSAKKNYQPFLNELKAKVKDPLYYISESIPGTDQFIQDHFNDVDIFVAIGGDGTISTVARNLIDTEKILAIFPAGSGNGFSNETQFSKNLDELLEKIKTRNSRKIDTFTVNERLSINVSGTGFDGKVVKEFEKTTRGFKNYVKVSIKTFFSYKPIKLKFFDEKYKQYNGKYLMINIANTRQFGNNAYIAPHASKSDGLVDMVLVKKFPFFYSMLFAFRMFTKKLKQDDYITYLPVSEIEFKVNTKNWHLDGEFNKIKSPVRVKVQPSSLRILI; this is encoded by the coding sequence ATGGAAAAAGTCGCTTTCATCATCAATCCTTTTTCGGCAAAAAAAAATTATCAGCCGTTTCTCAACGAACTGAAAGCAAAGGTGAAAGATCCTTTGTATTACATCTCCGAATCCATTCCCGGAACCGATCAGTTTATTCAGGATCATTTTAATGACGTTGATATTTTTGTAGCCATCGGAGGCGACGGAACCATTTCTACCGTAGCCAGAAACCTCATTGATACAGAAAAAATTCTTGCGATTTTTCCGGCAGGTTCAGGAAACGGATTTTCTAACGAAACCCAGTTCAGCAAAAATCTGGACGAATTGCTGGAAAAGATCAAAACCAGAAATTCCAGAAAGATTGATACGTTTACTGTAAATGAAAGACTTTCCATCAATGTTTCCGGAACCGGATTCGATGGTAAAGTCGTAAAAGAATTTGAAAAAACGACGAGAGGATTTAAAAATTACGTCAAAGTTTCCATAAAAACTTTTTTCAGCTATAAGCCGATCAAACTGAAGTTTTTTGACGAAAAATACAAGCAGTACAACGGAAAATATTTAATGATAAACATTGCCAATACACGGCAGTTTGGGAACAACGCTTATATTGCGCCTCATGCAAGTAAAAGTGACGGTTTGGTGGATATGGTTCTTGTTAAAAAATTTCCTTTCTTCTATTCCATGCTTTTTGCCTTCCGAATGTTTACCAAAAAACTGAAACAGGACGACTACATTACGTATCTTCCGGTTTCCGAAATAGAATTTAAAGTAAATACCAAAAACTGGCATCTCGACGGAGAATTCAATAAAATAAAATCTCCGGTTCGTGTAAAAGTTCAGCCTTCGAGTTTAAGGATTTTAATTTAA
- a CDS encoding RsiV family protein, with the protein MKNTIAVLALSAFFIFSACKKAENNNLNETETAAPEKFTVDSVKISDSTKLSDSLTIKYSSTKLLFPTIKDKALLDSIYFTEKNIGDFSREGLQNYLQKSKNIYFNRLRKDSKEWISDISFSQEWYSDTGMKVKSNTNDYLQIEYFWASYEGGAHDNYGYSERVFDLQNNKKLELKDITSMSKEKLEALLMKNINRTNSGTTDDKGEVNNSEMLLVDKIPATENFYFDDKNLYFHYSPYEITAFAAGDITIPISWSELKGTLTPEFIKRIKIK; encoded by the coding sequence ATGAAAAATACGATTGCTGTTTTGGCACTTTCTGCTTTCTTTATTTTTTCAGCCTGTAAAAAGGCGGAAAACAATAATTTGAATGAAACAGAAACTGCAGCACCTGAAAAGTTTACAGTAGATTCCGTGAAAATTAGTGATTCGACTAAATTAAGCGATTCTTTAACCATTAAATATTCGTCCACCAAATTATTGTTCCCGACGATTAAGGATAAAGCCTTATTAGACAGTATTTATTTTACAGAAAAGAATATTGGAGATTTTTCCAGAGAAGGATTACAGAATTACCTGCAGAAAAGTAAAAATATCTATTTCAACAGGCTCAGAAAAGATTCCAAAGAGTGGATTTCAGATATCTCGTTCTCTCAGGAATGGTATTCGGATACCGGAATGAAAGTAAAATCCAATACGAACGATTATCTGCAGATCGAATACTTTTGGGCTTCATATGAAGGCGGAGCGCATGATAATTATGGTTATTCCGAAAGAGTTTTTGATCTTCAAAACAATAAAAAATTAGAATTAAAAGACATCACTTCCATGTCAAAAGAAAAACTGGAAGCCCTTTTAATGAAAAACATCAACAGAACCAACAGCGGAACCACTGACGATAAAGGAGAAGTTAATAATTCCGAAATGCTTCTGGTAGATAAAATTCCGGCAACGGAAAATTTTTATTTTGATGACAAAAACCTATATTTCCATTACAGTCCGTACGAAATTACAGCTTTTGCTGCAGGAGACATCACCATCCCGATTTCATGGTCAGAGCTTAAAGGAACTCTTACTCCCGAATTTATAAAAAGAATTAAAATTAAATAA
- a CDS encoding transglutaminase-like domain-containing protein translates to MKKIFLVAFCSMNLIFIEAQKHEFLNYPKFNDADLTKQKSALDENAPAEILFKSLHFSIDNNTGDLVKKAFYRVKIYDKDKAEDWLNLEIPLYQSGSNQETISKVKAFTYNLENGTSVATKVDKSSKFKSKESKYVSITKFAFPNVKNGSIIEYQYEVTSPFLYVVPEITIETDTPSLYTEYVLDSPSNISYNLNYTGFLTPKYREVEERLMYGMNYRTYRFGFENVKGFKTEKFVNNDRNYRTKIGAELHSTNFKELKLYSSSWEQIKDRLYESEDFGSELKKTRLAKDNMPANISGISDEIEKANAIFNYVKNTFTWNKDRGLYVEDGIKKMLETKTGNAAEINLFLVMMLREAGIKADPLTISTVSNGLINIASPNVSNMNFVIAAVQTKDGFHLYDATSKQSSIDQLPPRDWNQFGILMNKDKVQQLSMINAKTSFTYLTAEAKINADGSISGTYSDKDTGTYAIFAKENYDDNADKYKKQYKDNFSIDFTNIDSKVLENGDFESTMKFSSENLIDRIGKKMIINPMLFLNKNSNEFDQTEERKYLIDFTSPFTRIKKVVLEIPEGYVIEEMPKNKKIVTDDKEIEYSYIAEQKGNKIEVISTTKVKSPTYEKEYYPAFKQIWGVASKQENQVISLVKKQ, encoded by the coding sequence ATGAAAAAAATATTTCTAGTGGCTTTCTGCTCAATGAATTTGATATTTATTGAGGCACAAAAGCATGAATTTCTTAATTATCCTAAATTTAATGATGCAGATCTTACAAAACAGAAATCTGCTTTGGACGAAAATGCACCTGCCGAAATTTTATTCAAGTCTCTGCATTTCAGTATTGACAATAATACAGGAGATCTGGTGAAAAAAGCATTTTACAGAGTTAAAATTTATGATAAAGACAAGGCGGAAGACTGGCTGAACCTTGAAATTCCGTTATATCAGAGTGGCAGCAATCAGGAAACCATTTCGAAGGTAAAAGCTTTCACGTACAACCTGGAAAATGGTACTTCTGTGGCAACAAAAGTAGATAAAAGTTCGAAATTTAAAAGTAAGGAAAGCAAATATGTTTCCATTACAAAATTTGCATTTCCGAATGTAAAAAATGGCTCCATCATAGAATATCAGTATGAGGTTACTTCTCCGTTTCTTTACGTAGTTCCGGAAATTACGATTGAAACAGACACCCCTTCTTTATATACGGAATATGTTTTAGACAGTCCATCAAATATTTCTTATAACTTAAATTACACGGGTTTTTTAACCCCGAAATACAGAGAAGTGGAAGAAAGATTGATGTACGGAATGAATTACAGAACATACCGTTTCGGATTTGAAAACGTAAAAGGATTTAAAACCGAGAAGTTTGTAAACAATGACAGAAATTACAGAACAAAAATAGGCGCAGAGCTTCATTCGACAAATTTTAAGGAACTTAAATTGTATTCTTCATCCTGGGAACAGATCAAAGACAGATTGTATGAGAGTGAAGATTTCGGAAGCGAATTAAAGAAGACAAGACTGGCAAAAGACAATATGCCGGCAAATATTTCGGGAATTTCAGATGAGATTGAAAAAGCAAATGCAATATTCAATTATGTTAAAAATACCTTTACATGGAATAAAGACAGAGGACTTTATGTAGAAGACGGAATCAAGAAAATGCTCGAAACAAAGACAGGAAACGCGGCAGAAATCAACCTTTTTCTGGTCATGATGCTTCGTGAAGCCGGAATTAAAGCAGATCCGCTTACGATTTCTACAGTAAGCAACGGTCTTATCAATATTGCTTCACCTAATGTTTCCAATATGAATTTTGTAATTGCAGCCGTTCAGACAAAAGATGGTTTTCATTTGTATGATGCAACTTCAAAGCAGTCTTCAATCGATCAGTTGCCACCAAGAGACTGGAATCAGTTCGGAATTTTGATGAATAAAGACAAAGTTCAGCAGTTATCAATGATCAATGCAAAAACAAGTTTCACTTATCTTACCGCAGAGGCAAAAATTAATGCAGATGGAAGTATTTCCGGAACCTATTCTGATAAAGATACCGGAACCTATGCCATTTTTGCGAAAGAAAACTACGACGACAATGCAGATAAGTACAAAAAACAGTATAAAGATAATTTTTCTATAGATTTCACCAATATCGATTCTAAAGTACTTGAGAACGGGGATTTTGAAAGCACCATGAAATTTTCTTCCGAGAATTTGATAGACAGGATCGGAAAGAAAATGATTATCAATCCGATGTTGTTTTTAAATAAAAACTCAAACGAATTCGATCAGACCGAAGAAAGAAAATACCTTATCGATTTCACTTCGCCATTCACCAGAATTAAAAAAGTGGTTTTGGAAATTCCGGAAGGATATGTGATTGAAGAGATGCCGAAAAACAAAAAAATTGTAACGGACGACAAAGAAATCGAATACAGTTATATTGCTGAACAAAAAGGAAATAAGATTGAGGTAATTTCTACCACCAAAGTTAAGAGTCCCACTTATGAGAAAGAATATTACCCTGCCTTTAAGCAGATTTGGGGAGTGGCTTCCAAACAGGAAAATCAGGTCATCAGTCTCGTAAAGAAACAGTAA
- a CDS encoding DUF3857 domain-containing protein, translating into MMKILCIGALSMASFYYSQNFPVSAIPENLKKNADAVIRKDLTTIQINKIDDIRYQYYTVTTVLNKDGDSDAQIYIPYEKGNSISDIKVNIYDESGKKIKSFSKSDFGDFANNNQGTFYSDNRVMAMSYTPTQYPYTVEFSYQIGDENTVFLPDFIPFRSTNISLEEAQMKIINKSGIELKTKTYPSAYNYAAVTESDNAGEKIYSYKNVPAIDDVFLLPQPIKILPKVSFALTKFNLEGKQGTLNDWKDFGSWYYKNILEPVFVSTPAIKAEVAALKLQGTTEEKVKKIYQYMQSKTRYIFVALGIGGWQPMLPDEVQKKGYGDCKGLTTYMKTMLDEAGIPSYYCKINSGSSPVSFDKDFPKMGGNHIILMVPTEKDNIWLENTSQQIAFNHLGYSTTDRNVLMVKKEGIEVVETPSYTAEQSKEKQLLKIQLNEDNSISGEGSFAYTGIQYDNNLVLATMSPKERNEAIKNLLDVLHFEKIEMKNFLNDKDNAVAKFDLDFKANNYSKNAGSSIIFRAVPIYSNNVYKTDENRELPFELRQSFQDEYEINFALPKNYKIEELPENVTLNSEFGTYKLSFVKNGEELKVSRIIRINKGLYPKEKYNDYVNFRKKTINIDNSKILISKI; encoded by the coding sequence ATGATGAAAATACTTTGTATTGGAGCGCTTTCGATGGCTTCTTTTTATTACTCACAAAACTTTCCGGTTTCTGCTATTCCTGAGAATCTGAAGAAAAACGCAGATGCAGTGATCAGGAAAGATCTTACAACCATTCAGATCAATAAAATTGATGATATAAGATATCAGTATTATACGGTTACTACAGTTTTGAACAAAGATGGAGACTCCGATGCACAGATCTATATCCCTTATGAAAAAGGCAATAGTATTTCAGACATCAAGGTAAATATTTATGATGAATCCGGAAAGAAAATAAAGTCATTTTCCAAGTCGGATTTTGGAGATTTTGCCAATAACAATCAGGGAACTTTCTATTCGGATAACCGAGTGATGGCTATGTCATATACTCCGACTCAATATCCTTACACCGTTGAATTCTCTTATCAGATTGGTGATGAAAATACAGTTTTCCTGCCGGATTTTATTCCTTTCAGATCAACCAATATCTCACTGGAAGAAGCTCAGATGAAGATCATCAATAAATCCGGTATTGAACTTAAAACAAAAACATATCCTTCGGCTTATAACTATGCTGCAGTTACAGAAAGCGATAATGCGGGAGAAAAAATATACTCTTATAAAAATGTTCCGGCTATTGATGATGTTTTTTTGCTTCCCCAGCCGATAAAAATTTTGCCAAAAGTAAGTTTTGCTTTAACTAAATTTAATCTTGAAGGAAAACAGGGAACCCTTAATGACTGGAAAGATTTTGGAAGCTGGTATTATAAAAATATTCTGGAACCTGTTTTTGTATCTACTCCTGCCATAAAAGCAGAAGTTGCTGCCTTAAAGCTTCAGGGAACAACGGAAGAAAAAGTAAAGAAAATCTATCAGTATATGCAAAGTAAAACCAGATATATTTTCGTGGCTTTGGGAATTGGAGGTTGGCAGCCGATGCTTCCGGATGAGGTTCAGAAAAAAGGATATGGAGACTGTAAAGGTCTTACCACTTATATGAAAACAATGCTGGATGAAGCAGGAATTCCTTCCTATTACTGCAAAATCAATTCGGGATCTTCTCCTGTTTCTTTTGATAAAGACTTCCCGAAAATGGGCGGAAATCATATTATTTTGATGGTTCCTACGGAGAAAGACAATATCTGGCTGGAAAATACTTCACAGCAGATTGCTTTCAATCATTTAGGGTACAGCACAACAGACAGAAATGTTTTAATGGTAAAAAAAGAGGGTATTGAGGTGGTAGAAACGCCTTCTTATACAGCGGAACAAAGCAAAGAAAAACAGCTTTTGAAAATACAGCTTAACGAGGATAACAGTATTTCCGGAGAAGGTAGTTTTGCGTATACAGGAATTCAGTATGATAACAATCTCGTTTTGGCAACGATGTCACCAAAAGAAAGAAATGAAGCCATAAAAAATCTTCTGGATGTTCTTCATTTTGAAAAGATTGAAATGAAAAATTTCCTGAACGATAAAGACAATGCTGTTGCTAAGTTTGATCTTGATTTTAAAGCGAATAATTATTCTAAAAATGCAGGAAGCAGCATCATTTTCAGAGCAGTACCTATTTATTCAAACAATGTCTACAAAACAGACGAAAACAGGGAGCTGCCTTTCGAATTAAGACAATCTTTTCAGGATGAATATGAAATCAACTTTGCGCTTCCTAAAAACTATAAAATAGAGGAACTTCCCGAGAATGTGACCTTAAATTCAGAATTCGGAACCTACAAATTAAGCTTTGTAAAGAATGGTGAAGAACTGAAAGTCAGCCGAATTATCAGAATCAATAAAGGACTTTATCCGAAAGAAAAATATAACGATTACGTTAATTTCCGAAAAAAAACCATTAACATCGACAACTCAAAAATTTTAATTTCTAAAATTTAA
- a CDS encoding DUF3857 domain-containing protein: MKIIKKLNLFYIFITAICFAQEHKFLNYPKFDEADLKKTQSAIEKDAPAEILYNSMSYNVAPSGWYLVTKKFFSKVKIYNKKNAEEWLNIEIPVTENESLSEFQLTVYNYQNGQVEKTIVNKKDQLKENLVKGIKIYKIAIPNILDGSVIEYNYQLESNNIFNLTYYLQYNIPVVYQEYNFEYPVSMSYTFNNTGTNILKPKYSLNKNENHVGGGFEVFRFGYENIASVSKELFVKDSERYRGRVKPELTKYSTKYFSYDSAETWSKVADRLNNNDEFGAYLKNNVKDILPENIKTFYDPLERANKIFEFVKNNYKWNKKDGIIASQKLKQLIKTKSGSCADINLLLVTLLRDAGLQANPFLISTVDNGVLNIFSPNPGNLNMVLASVKINNQLYFYDATSFASKVNMLPRRDWNDFGILIEGTKGTDLSFSNTNISKKDLIIKANLDIGNSEITGTFTQKENGLYAIESYDEFDENNEKYNHSFKTEFNTNIKSIETKLLDNGDFESQIKFSSNTLMDVVGNKIILNPLLFLNAGNENFDQKEERKNQIDFISAFTREKKVEITVPNGYIIENLPKPKKIITDDKELSYNYKVEFQNNKLFVVSKVEVLSQNYPKEYYPFFKQIWKIINESENQVISLIKN, translated from the coding sequence ATGAAAATAATTAAAAAATTAAATCTGTTTTATATTTTTATTACAGCTATTTGCTTTGCCCAAGAACATAAATTTCTTAATTATCCTAAATTTGACGAGGCAGACTTAAAAAAAACACAATCAGCTATAGAAAAAGACGCTCCTGCGGAGATTCTTTACAATAGTATGAGTTATAATGTAGCTCCTTCAGGATGGTATTTGGTAACAAAAAAATTCTTTTCCAAAGTAAAAATATATAATAAAAAAAATGCAGAAGAATGGTTAAATATTGAAATTCCGGTAACTGAGAATGAAAGTCTGTCTGAATTCCAACTTACGGTTTACAATTATCAAAATGGACAAGTTGAAAAAACTATAGTTAATAAGAAAGATCAGCTAAAAGAAAACTTGGTAAAAGGAATAAAAATTTACAAAATAGCAATTCCCAACATACTTGATGGATCTGTAATTGAGTATAACTACCAATTAGAAAGTAATAATATTTTTAACCTAACTTATTATTTACAATATAATATCCCTGTTGTTTATCAAGAGTATAATTTTGAATATCCTGTTTCTATGAGCTATACATTCAACAATACAGGAACAAACATTTTAAAGCCTAAATACAGTTTAAATAAAAATGAAAACCATGTTGGAGGAGGCTTTGAAGTCTTTCGGTTCGGATATGAAAATATAGCTTCTGTTTCTAAAGAATTATTTGTTAAAGATAGCGAAAGATATAGGGGGCGTGTAAAACCCGAACTTACTAAATATTCAACAAAATATTTTTCATACGATTCAGCTGAAACTTGGAGTAAAGTAGCAGACAGATTAAATAATAACGATGAATTTGGTGCGTATTTAAAGAATAATGTAAAAGATATTTTACCCGAAAATATTAAAACTTTTTATGATCCTCTTGAAAGAGCCAATAAGATTTTCGAGTTCGTAAAAAACAATTATAAATGGAATAAAAAAGATGGAATTATTGCAAGTCAAAAATTAAAACAACTTATTAAAACAAAATCTGGAAGTTGTGCGGATATAAACCTTTTACTAGTAACTCTCCTAAGGGATGCCGGTTTACAGGCAAATCCATTTTTGATTTCTACTGTAGATAATGGGGTTCTAAATATTTTTTCACCTAATCCGGGAAATTTAAATATGGTGTTAGCTTCCGTTAAAATCAATAACCAACTTTATTTTTATGATGCTACTTCTTTTGCATCAAAAGTAAATATGCTTCCTAGAAGAGACTGGAATGATTTTGGAATCTTAATTGAAGGTACCAAAGGCACAGATTTATCCTTTTCTAATACAAATATCAGCAAAAAAGATCTAATCATTAAAGCAAACCTAGATATTGGAAATTCTGAGATAACAGGAACATTCACACAAAAAGAAAACGGTTTATATGCTATTGAATCATATGATGAATTTGATGAAAATAACGAGAAATATAATCATTCTTTTAAAACAGAATTTAATACTAATATAAAAAGTATAGAAACAAAATTACTAGACAATGGTGATTTTGAATCTCAAATTAAGTTTTCAAGCAACACCTTAATGGACGTTGTGGGAAATAAAATTATTTTAAACCCTCTTTTGTTTTTAAATGCAGGAAATGAGAACTTCGATCAAAAAGAGGAAAGAAAAAATCAAATAGATTTTATCTCGGCATTTACTAGAGAAAAGAAGGTTGAAATTACAGTTCCGAATGGTTATATAATTGAAAATCTTCCTAAGCCTAAAAAAATCATAACTGATGATAAAGAACTTTCGTATAATTATAAAGTAGAATTTCAAAATAATAAACTTTTTGTTGTTTCTAAAGTTGAAGTTTTAAGTCAAAATTATCCTAAAGAATATTATCCGTTTTTCAAGCAAATATGGAAAATAATTAATGAAAGCGAGAATCAGGTTATAAGTTTAATTAAAAACTAA
- a CDS encoding DUF3857 domain-containing protein, with protein sequence MMKILCIGALSMASFYYSQNFPVSAIPENLKKNASVVIRKENDIVQINKIDDITYKRSSVITVLNKDAIPYAIPRISYQKGDNISEVKVIVYDEKGNKLKSYSKSDFTDIAANPQGTFYSDSRMLILPFTASSFPYTVEFSYELDDENTVFIPDFVPFYDYNISLEESTFNIINKSGINLRSKVYESPFNYTSVDIKSNGENKLYTYKNVPAIDNGQLVPSPQKLLPKVSFSLDKFNLEGKQGSIASWKDFGTWYYQNLLTPVSVSTPEIKAEIASLNLSGTTEERVKKIYQYMQNKTRYIFVALGIGGWQPMMPDEVQKKGYGDCKGLTNYMRTLLDEAGIKSYYSIINSNPSSISFDKDFPKMAGNHVILTIPTEKGNIWLENTSQQTAFNHLSFSTTDRNVLMVKPDGIDIVQTPSLSAEQNKEKQTLYVQINSDKSISGKGKFSYSGAQYDFNLMYLLIPEKDKTEFLKKTYSTLDLENAEIKNFNNDKNDAIINFDLNFKALNYSKLVGSSYIFRAVPIYKEAVYQEDLERQLPFESRLAYQDDAEIIYELPQDYFIEELPQNTNLTSEFGSYKISFEKEANKLIVKRTINIKKGLYSKEKFTDYTSFRKKILNSDNSKILISKKN encoded by the coding sequence ATGATGAAAATACTTTGTATTGGAGCGCTTTCGATGGCTTCTTTTTACTACTCACAAAACTTTCCGGTTTCAGCTATTCCTGAGAATCTGAAGAAAAACGCAAGCGTTGTTATCAGAAAAGAAAATGACATTGTCCAAATTAATAAGATAGATGATATTACTTACAAAAGATCTTCTGTAATTACGGTATTAAATAAAGATGCTATTCCTTATGCTATACCTAGAATTTCTTATCAAAAAGGAGATAATATTTCAGAGGTAAAGGTAATAGTTTATGATGAGAAAGGGAATAAACTAAAGAGTTACTCTAAAAGTGATTTTACAGATATTGCAGCTAATCCTCAAGGAACCTTCTATTCAGATAGCAGAATGTTAATTCTTCCTTTTACCGCATCAAGTTTTCCTTATACGGTAGAATTTAGCTATGAACTGGACGATGAAAATACTGTTTTTATTCCAGATTTTGTACCATTTTATGATTATAACATTTCTTTAGAAGAAAGTACATTTAACATAATTAATAAATCAGGAATAAATCTTCGCTCTAAGGTCTATGAATCTCCTTTTAATTATACATCTGTAGATATTAAATCAAATGGAGAAAATAAACTGTACACTTATAAGAATGTTCCGGCTATAGACAATGGACAATTGGTTCCAAGTCCGCAAAAACTTCTTCCAAAAGTTAGTTTTTCTCTTGATAAATTTAATCTTGAAGGAAAACAGGGAAGTATTGCATCCTGGAAAGATTTTGGAACTTGGTATTATCAAAACTTATTAACTCCTGTTTCTGTTTCTACACCTGAGATTAAGGCAGAAATAGCTTCTTTAAACTTATCCGGAACAACTGAAGAAAGAGTAAAGAAGATCTATCAGTATATGCAAAATAAAACCAGATATATTTTTGTTGCTTTAGGAATTGGCGGTTGGCAACCCATGATGCCTGATGAAGTTCAGAAAAAAGGATATGGAGATTGTAAGGGGCTTACCAATTACATGAGAACGCTTTTGGACGAAGCAGGAATAAAATCGTATTACTCTATTATAAATTCAAATCCGTCATCCATAAGTTTTGATAAAGATTTTCCAAAAATGGCGGGAAATCATGTGATACTTACAATTCCTACAGAAAAAGGAAATATCTGGCTGGAAAATACTTCACAACAGACGGCATTCAATCATCTAAGTTTTAGTACTACAGACAGAAATGTTCTTATGGTAAAGCCTGACGGAATTGATATTGTGCAGACTCCCAGTCTGTCGGCTGAACAAAATAAAGAAAAGCAGACGCTTTATGTTCAAATAAATTCAGACAAATCTATTAGTGGGAAAGGTAAGTTCTCGTATTCAGGAGCTCAGTATGATTTTAATCTAATGTATTTATTAATTCCTGAGAAAGACAAGACCGAATTCCTGAAAAAGACTTATTCTACATTAGATCTTGAAAATGCTGAAATAAAAAACTTTAATAATGATAAAAATGATGCAATTATAAATTTTGATTTAAACTTTAAAGCATTAAACTATTCAAAATTAGTTGGAAGCAGTTACATTTTTAGGGCAGTTCCTATCTATAAGGAAGCAGTATATCAAGAAGATCTTGAAAGACAATTACCATTTGAGAGTAGATTAGCTTATCAGGATGATGCAGAAATCATTTATGAATTACCTCAAGACTACTTTATAGAAGAACTTCCTCAAAATACAAACCTTACTTCAGAATTTGGTTCATACAAAATATCTTTTGAAAAAGAAGCAAATAAACTTATTGTAAAACGTACAATTAATATCAAAAAAGGTCTTTATTCAAAAGAAAAATTTACTGATTATACAAGTTTTCGTAAGAAAATTTTAAACTCAGATAATTCTAAAATCTTAATTTCTAAAAAAAACTAA